TGCTCAGCTCACAATCGAGCAACTCGAAGCTCAACTCAAGTCCATGAAAGAGACGACCACGTACGGCACGCTGCGCATCGTCTTGAATGAGAAAGGCACACCGCAAGCCGGCCAGATTGACTCGTCAGATACGTTTTCCGGCGTATTCTGGAACTCGCTGACACTCCTCGGACGCGGGGCACGGCTCACGGCCCTGGCCGTAACGGCGGCACTGCCCTTCGTTGTCGCCTTCGGCGCGATGGGCCTCATCGCCTGGTTCGTGGTACGCCGGCTGCGCGCCCGACGCCGTCAGCAGGCGCGTCCCCCGGCAGTCGCTTAGTCTCCTGCGCGTGCAAACGACGATCGCTGCTCCAGCGCAAGCGCCAGTTCTGCCCTCTTGCGCAGGCGCTGACGACCCTGCCTCACAAACGCTCGCGCCGAGGAATGGGTAGAGTGAGATCAATGATGACGCCTTACCCTCGAGGGCCGGCGTCAAGGGGGAGTGATCATGAAAGCAGTCCGCATCCATCAGTACGGTGGCCCGGAGGTTCTCGTCTATGAAGAGATCCCCCGACCGGCGCCCGGGCCGGCTCAGGTGCTCGTGCGTGTCGAAGCGGCGAGCGTCAACCCCATCGATGTCTCCGTACGCGAGAACCGCTTCTCAACGCCAAAGCCGCCTCCCAAGACGATCGGGTCAGACGGCGCCGGCGTCGTCGAGTCGGTGGGCGTCGAAGTGCGCAGCGTGCATGAGGGGCAACGCGTCTTCTTCAGCGGCCTGGGCATCGGGAGCGAAGGAAGCTACGCAGAGTACGCCCTCATCTCCGAGCCGCAAGCAGTCCTCATGCCCGATGCGCTCACCTTCGTCGACGCGGCGGCCCTCGGCATGGCCTTCCCTACCGCCTACTATGGTCTGATCCAGCGTGGTGCCCTTCAGGCCGGCGAGACAGTCCTCGTGCAGGGGGCCGCCGGCGGTGTGGGATCGGCGTCGGTTCAGCTGGCGCGCGCCTGGGGAGCACGAGTGCTCGCGACCGTTCATGGCGACGCACAGGCCAACCTCGTCCTCGGCCTCGGAGCCACGGCTGTAATCGACTACAAGCGAGAAGACGTGGTCGCGGCCGTGCTCGAGCTCACCGACGGCAAGGGCGTCGACCTCGTCCATGAGCTCGTCATCAGCGCGAACCTCGCCATGGATCTGCGGCTCATCACTAAGGGTGGCCGCATAGTGTGTACCGGCCAAGGCCCCGCCCCGGAAGTGAGCTTCCCGATCGGCGCTGCGCTCGCGAAGGATGCGTCCTTCGTCTTCATGAGTGTGAACAACGCGGGTCGTGCCGGAGTGGCAGATATGGCCCGCAAGTGTGCGGAGCTCGTCGTGTCCGGTCGCGTGCGGCCGGTTGTGGGCGCCACCTTGCCCCTGCGGAAGGCGCGCGAAGCGCACGAACTCCTGGCCGGCGACCATCTCGGCAAGATCATCCTGATGCCGCGTACATAGCGCCGCGCGCCGCGCCAGCAGCCTCGCGCGCGATCACGGTCACGCGTGCGACCTCGCCTCAGTAGGCCTTGCCGTTCCCCCGGATAGCCGCCTCACGTTCTTTGCGCATGCGAAGTCGCGGCAGCATGCTCTTCATCATGCCGAGGACAAGCTCCAGCCGGCGCTCCTCCCGCAACTCCTCGAGCAGCCCCTGCTTGAACTCGACGCCAAAGTCGATCTTCGACGCAACCCTGAAGGAAAGATCCTCGGCGCCCCCTGAGACCTCGCGCGCCTCGTTCCCCGTCAGGGAGAGCATCTCCGCAAAACCCGCTGTGACCTCATCTACGAGTGCCTGCGGTGGCCGCGAGTCCTCATCGTCCACGTACTCAACAAGAGCAGCGATGTACTGCGCCTCAAGATCCTCCGGCTCTTGGATCTCAAGAAGCCGGAACCTCCTCACACCCTGCACAATGAGGTTGAAGCGACCGTCCGCAAGGCGATCGACCACAGTCGCCACCCGGGCACAGCAGCCGATCTCGTGCAGACCTTGCGGCTCGATGAAGACCAGGCCGAAGAACCCATCTTCGAGAATTTCGCCAAAGAGCAGCTTGTACCGTTCTTCGAAGATATGCAGAGCGAGGATCTCGCCCGGCAGGAGCACCGTGTTGAGCGGAAAGAGACCCAGCAACGCGGTTTCGCTCATAGAGTTCCACCCTCCCCTCCTACGACGGCCGACCACTCAACTGCCGTGTTCGTGTCGGCCTCCCGCCGCAGACCGACGTACATCGTGTACTCATGTGCGACGCCGTCGATGACGTCCACAGCCGGCACAAGCTGAACGTCTGCGAACGTAGCCCGCAGTCGCGACTCGAAGTCCGCGTACCGCTCCGGCGACCAGAACACCGCGATACCTCCAGAACGCAACGTCGCGGCGGTCAAGGCAATGCCTTGCCGCGCGTACAACCCCTCGTTCTCGTCGCGCACGAGCCACTCAGGTCCGTTGTCGGTATCGAGCGAAACGAGATCGAAGCTGTTAGGGTGCGCAGCGAGGTACTCCGCTACATCGCAGACGACGATCTCAGCGCGACCACACTCCTCGGCCTCGGCAAGAGCCTCTGCCCGATCGCCACCGACCTCTCGAAACCAGCGCACGATGGTCGGCTCCAGCTCAGCCACTACCACGCGCCGACAAGCCTTGCTCCCCAGCGCCTCGTCGAGAGCGTACCCCATACCGAGCCCGCCGATGAGCACGTCCACGCCACCTGCCCGGACACGCTGCAAACCGGCGCTCACCATGGCGCGGCTGGACGCCTCGTTTGCGGTCGAAATCAAGAAGGTCCCATTCGCGATAACATCGAGGTGGGCTCCACGCCTCAGCACAAGTTCACCAGCCACGCCCGCGCAGCGCTCGACCACGACGTCGTCCACACTGTCACAGCTGCTCACCGGCTTCACGTTCGTCGCCTCCAGGCTTCGCCGTCCAAGGCGCGACCAACGCACCCGCAGCAAAGCGCACGCTCACGTACGGCTAGGCCGAGCACTCACACCACCTTGATCATAGGGCAGCGTCACGCGCGTTCACAACGCGGATGACTCCACCAGCACACACCGAAGGTGCTCGCGAGAACCCGGCGTTCCCCAGCGGACACGGCTGCGGGACAGACCCGGAAGCCACATCCGCCATCACCCACCCCACAACGCAAGACCTTACATACGCGAAAGGCCCGTTGAGTCCCAAATGACTCAACGGGCCTTTCACCCAAGAATTCCGGCGGCGTCCTACTCTCCCGCGAGGTCTCCCCCGAAGTACCATCGGCGCTGGAGGGCTTAACTGCTCTGTTCGGAATGGGAAGAGGTGTGACCCCTCCGCTATGGCCGCCGAAAACTGCTGCGCCGCAAGGCGCACAAACTTGATGCCGGCAGCCGACACGGACCTGAAAACTGCAGAGTAGCGTAGAAGTTCAAAGTCAAGCCCTCGGGCAATTAGTACTGGT
This window of the Thermoleophilia bacterium genome carries:
- a CDS encoding spermidine synthase; amino-acid sequence: MSSCDSVDDVVVERCAGVAGELVLRRGAHLDVIANGTFLISTANEASSRAMVSAGLQRVRAGGVDVLIGGLGMGYALDEALGSKACRRVVVAELEPTIVRWFREVGGDRAEALAEAEECGRAEIVVCDVAEYLAAHPNSFDLVSLDTDNGPEWLVRDENEGLYARQGIALTAATLRSGGIAVFWSPERYADFESRLRATFADVQLVPAVDVIDGVAHEYTMYVGLRREADTNTAVEWSAVVGGEGGTL
- a CDS encoding NADPH:quinone reductase, coding for MKAVRIHQYGGPEVLVYEEIPRPAPGPAQVLVRVEAASVNPIDVSVRENRFSTPKPPPKTIGSDGAGVVESVGVEVRSVHEGQRVFFSGLGIGSEGSYAEYALISEPQAVLMPDALTFVDAAALGMAFPTAYYGLIQRGALQAGETVLVQGAAGGVGSASVQLARAWGARVLATVHGDAQANLVLGLGATAVIDYKREDVVAAVLELTDGKGVDLVHELVISANLAMDLRLITKGGRIVCTGQGPAPEVSFPIGAALAKDASFVFMSVNNAGRAGVADMARKCAELVVSGRVRPVVGATLPLRKAREAHELLAGDHLGKIILMPRT
- a CDS encoding LON peptidase substrate-binding domain-containing protein translates to MSETALLGLFPLNTVLLPGEILALHIFEERYKLLFGEILEDGFFGLVFIEPQGLHEIGCCARVATVVDRLADGRFNLIVQGVRRFRLLEIQEPEDLEAQYIAALVEYVDDEDSRPPQALVDEVTAGFAEMLSLTGNEAREVSGGAEDLSFRVASKIDFGVEFKQGLLEELREERRLELVLGMMKSMLPRLRMRKEREAAIRGNGKAY